A single window of Thalassomonas viridans DNA harbors:
- a CDS encoding nuclear transport factor 2 family protein produces MKPIYAITFLISVSLPLKAVASDQINQEDKRAITEATRSYIVSQHISSKELMAGSLHPELAKRTYWRQKNGKEFIMETSRDTMLKVAESYNRQGDKFPKNPRVEIEVLDIDQRAASVKLTADDWIDYMHLIKTAEGQWQILNVLWQYHDTGKHSSK; encoded by the coding sequence ATGAAACCTATTTACGCCATCACTTTTTTAATCTCTGTCTCATTACCCCTAAAAGCAGTAGCCTCAGACCAAATAAACCAGGAAGATAAACGGGCGATAACCGAGGCGACCAGAAGCTATATTGTCTCACAGCACATAAGTTCAAAAGAGCTGATGGCGGGCTCCCTACACCCCGAGCTTGCCAAAAGAACCTATTGGCGCCAAAAGAACGGAAAAGAATTCATCATGGAAACCAGCCGGGACACTATGCTGAAGGTTGCCGAAAGCTATAACCGGCAGGGAGATAAGTTTCCGAAAAATCCCAGGGTTGAAATAGAAGTACTCGATATAGACCAAAGGGCCGCTTCGGTAAAGCTCACCGCAGATGACTGGATTGATTATATGCACCTGATAAAAACCGCCGAAGGGCAATGGCAAATCCTCAACGTCCTGTGGCAATACCATGACACAGGCAAACACTCAAGCAAGTGA
- a CDS encoding sugar porter family MFS transporter: MTTQVSSDNATSALPATEESQGSILYVLFISSVAAIGGFLFGFDSGVINGTVTALGNAFNAGDVATGFNVASVLLGCALGALMAGPLSDRFGRKAIMIVTAMIFAVSAFGSGVAGSSAEFIFYRLLGGLGIGAASVLAPAYIAEVAPPALRGRLATLQQLAIVLGLFAAFLSNYLIAVTSGGAEAVFLLDLPAWRWMFWVELIPSLLFLTGVLFIPESPRYLVAQGQTEKALAIFKRISREAADRQVARVQESLHGDHKPGLKDLFLEGQKKIHPIIWVGIALSVFQQFVGINVVFYYGAELWQAAGFDESQSLFINVLTGTTNILSTFIAIALIDKIGRKPLLLIGSLGMFICLGALTYIFGASGFDQAGKLALSENMGTLALIMANLFVVFFGLSWGPVVWVLLGEIFNNRIRGAALAVAAGAQWLANFAITMTFPVLLASIGLSGAYGLYALSAFISIFFVVKYIRETRGKSLEAM, translated from the coding sequence ATGACAACACAAGTCTCTTCAGACAATGCAACCAGCGCCTTGCCGGCAACTGAAGAAAGCCAGGGCTCGATATTATATGTTTTATTTATTTCCTCGGTCGCGGCAATAGGCGGCTTTCTTTTTGGCTTCGACTCGGGGGTGATTAACGGCACGGTCACCGCCTTAGGCAACGCCTTTAATGCCGGCGACGTGGCCACAGGTTTCAATGTTGCCTCGGTACTCTTAGGTTGCGCCCTGGGGGCCCTGATGGCTGGCCCGCTGTCGGATCGTTTCGGCCGCAAAGCCATTATGATAGTCACGGCGATGATTTTTGCCGTCAGCGCCTTCGGCTCGGGTGTCGCCGGCTCTTCCGCCGAATTTATTTTTTACCGCCTGCTCGGCGGCCTGGGCATAGGAGCCGCTTCCGTGCTGGCGCCTGCCTATATTGCCGAAGTCGCCCCGCCGGCATTGCGCGGCCGGCTGGCAACCCTGCAGCAGCTGGCCATAGTATTAGGTTTGTTTGCCGCCTTTTTAAGCAACTACCTGATCGCCGTCACTTCAGGCGGCGCCGAAGCCGTTTTTCTGCTGGACCTGCCCGCCTGGCGCTGGATGTTCTGGGTCGAACTTATCCCGTCTCTGTTGTTTTTAACCGGGGTTCTTTTCATCCCCGAATCCCCCCGCTATCTGGTGGCGCAGGGACAAACCGAAAAAGCCCTGGCTATCTTTAAACGCATCAGCCGGGAGGCGGCAGACAGGCAAGTTGCCCGGGTACAGGAATCCCTGCACGGCGATCACAAACCCGGCCTGAAAGACCTCTTCCTTGAAGGACAGAAAAAGATCCACCCCATTATCTGGGTGGGCATAGCCTTATCCGTCTTCCAACAGTTTGTCGGCATCAACGTGGTATTTTATTACGGCGCCGAACTCTGGCAGGCGGCGGGCTTTGACGAATCCCAGTCGCTGTTTATCAATGTCCTGACCGGCACCACCAACATCCTCTCCACCTTTATTGCCATCGCCCTGATCGACAAGATCGGCCGCAAACCTTTGTTGCTGATCGGTAGTCTGGGCATGTTTATCTGCCTGGGGGCGCTGACCTATATCTTTGGCGCCAGCGGTTTCGATCAGGCGGGTAAACTCGCCTTAAGCGAAAACATGGGCACCCTGGCCTTGATCATGGCCAATTTATTTGTGGTGTTTTTCGGTTTGAGCTGGGGACCTGTGGTTTGGGTGTTGTTGGGGGAAATCTTTAATAACCGCATCCGGGGCGCGGCGCTGGCGGTAGCTGCGGGAGCCCAATGGCTGGCTAACTTTGCCATCACTATGACCTTCCCGGTTTTACTGGCCAGTATCGGTTTATCCGGGGCCTACGGTTTATATGCCCTTTCCGCCTTTATCAGCATCTTCTTTGTGGTGAAGTATATCCGGGAAACCCGGGGGAAATCCCTGGAAGCCATGTAA
- a CDS encoding cytochrome C oxidase subunit IV family protein — translation MLSKFRQSRGIHIALVLLLAFTLLSLGLSRYYPASWYLSCVLVLLTIIKGQQITDVFMELRHAPANWRLFLLAYVVIIPVLLGVILYL, via the coding sequence ATGTTGTCAAAGTTCAGGCAATCCAGGGGAATACATATAGCGCTGGTCTTGCTGCTGGCATTTACCCTGCTGAGCCTCGGCCTGAGCCGCTATTACCCGGCTTCTTGGTACCTGAGTTGCGTCCTGGTACTGCTAACCATAATCAAGGGGCAGCAGATCACGGATGTTTTTATGGAGTTGAGGCACGCCCCGGCGAACTGGCGCCTGTTCCTGCTTGCCTATGTGGTGATTATCCCGGTACTGCTGGGGGTTATTTTATATCTATAA
- a CDS encoding succinylglutamate desuccinylase/aspartoacylase domain-containing protein, with translation MAIVFSEISYFKDPSPASLPPDHQAFLLSLAGPTVIDITGQDPGRCRVITSLLHGNEPSGLIAIHRWLTAGVTMPKPTTNIRFIIASTEAASLPPLLSHRYLPEGKDLNRCFGSGKNSGYYLRANLIADAVSQVSPEIVVDLHNTSGSGPAFAVCHGITANVLSLSSFFCETVILSAIRLGALLEQDFSCPVITVECGGCHDELAHELAYEGICHLLACETTRYFHQEREVEVVYQPHRLRLKPGINLSYGGHDSGEAGVRLKTDIEQYNFSGARRGEVLGWLDADGLDNLVLTDEQGQDIIGEYFTSSANQLLCATDMRIFMATGIKDIAVNDCLFYVIKTADAKG, from the coding sequence ATGGCAATAGTTTTCAGTGAAATCAGCTATTTTAAGGATCCCTCTCCCGCTTCATTGCCGCCGGATCATCAGGCATTTTTATTGTCACTGGCGGGCCCTACGGTCATAGATATCACAGGGCAAGATCCCGGCCGTTGCCGGGTGATCACCAGCCTGTTGCACGGCAATGAGCCATCCGGGCTTATTGCCATCCACCGCTGGCTGACAGCCGGCGTGACCATGCCCAAACCCACCACCAATATACGTTTTATTATCGCCTCCACCGAAGCCGCCAGCCTGCCTCCCCTGTTGAGCCACAGGTACCTTCCGGAGGGCAAAGATCTGAACCGTTGTTTTGGCAGCGGTAAAAATAGCGGTTATTACCTCAGGGCTAACCTGATTGCCGATGCCGTCAGCCAGGTGTCCCCCGAAATCGTGGTGGATCTGCATAATACCTCGGGCTCCGGACCTGCGTTTGCCGTTTGCCACGGCATCACGGCGAATGTGCTGTCGCTGTCGTCTTTTTTTTGTGAAACCGTTATTTTATCCGCCATTCGCCTCGGTGCGCTGTTAGAGCAGGACTTTTCCTGCCCCGTTATCACGGTGGAGTGTGGCGGTTGCCATGACGAGCTTGCCCATGAGCTTGCCTATGAAGGCATTTGTCATCTCCTGGCCTGTGAAACCACCCGGTATTTCCATCAGGAAAGGGAGGTGGAAGTTGTTTATCAGCCCCACAGGTTACGATTAAAGCCGGGCATTAACCTGTCTTACGGCGGGCATGACTCCGGGGAGGCCGGGGTCAGGCTTAAAACAGATATCGAGCAATATAATTTCAGCGGCGCCCGCCGGGGAGAAGTGCTGGGCTGGCTGGATGCCGACGGGCTGGATAACCTGGTGCTGACGGACGAGCAGGGACAGGATATTATCGGCGAATATTTTACTTCATCGGCAAATCAATTGCTGTGCGCAACGGATATGCGGATTTTTATGGCGACCGGCATCAAAGATATTGCCGTCAATGATTGCTTGTTTTACGTGATCAAAACAGCAGACGCAAAGGGTTAG
- a CDS encoding cytochrome c oxidase subunit 3 family protein, with product MTSCLHTNEIAVSAPVKPAEKRRLPGDLAMWFFILMELTVFAIFFIGFSVAERLNPALFSSGRQSLHLWVGLVCTLVLVISSYFVALAVVKVRQEDNPAAKTLLMTALMFAAVYLGVKLWEYRQLIALGYDLSTDTFYTLYFFTTAFHFMHVLLGMIILAYMAVKAGKNAYSRENYQGFEAGAAYWHMVDLVWVLLFFLVYVVH from the coding sequence ATGACAAGCTGTCTGCACACAAATGAAATAGCCGTATCTGCGCCGGTTAAACCGGCGGAAAAACGCCGCTTGCCGGGAGATCTGGCGATGTGGTTTTTTATCCTGATGGAGCTGACGGTTTTTGCCATCTTCTTTATCGGGTTTTCCGTGGCTGAGCGCCTTAATCCGGCGCTTTTCAGCAGCGGCAGGCAAAGCCTGCATCTGTGGGTCGGTCTTGTATGTACCTTGGTTTTAGTGATCAGCAGCTATTTTGTTGCCCTTGCCGTGGTCAAGGTGCGGCAGGAGGACAACCCGGCGGCGAAAACACTTCTTATGACGGCGTTAATGTTTGCCGCCGTATATCTCGGGGTTAAACTGTGGGAGTACCGGCAGTTAATTGCGCTGGGATATGACTTATCCACCGACACTTTTTATACCCTGTATTTTTTTACCACGGCCTTTCATTTTATGCATGTGTTGCTGGGCATGATTATTTTAGCTTATATGGCGGTTAAAGCCGGTAAAAATGCCTACTCACGGGAGAACTATCAGGGCTTTGAAGCCGGCGCCGCCTACTGGCATATGGTGGATCTGGTGTGGGTGCTGTTATTTTTCCTGGTTTATGTCGTGCATTAA
- a CDS encoding ABC transporter permease/M1 family aminopeptidase produces MLLKMFAFEWRYFTRQPSFYVTGLIFFLLTFFATVSENVQIGGGGNVVYNGPFSIAQTLVVMGFFAMFLVVNFVASTATRNETSQMSELLYSKPINPASYQLGRFLGSFAVVLTVFAFVPLGILLGCFIGSLTGWVDPERLGPGELSHYFSAFFYLSLPTLLVLSCFFYAVAIRFRSMMAVYLTAVALFILYVVAGQFAAEPEYRGLAALLDPFAANTFGEVTRYWTMFDKNNTAIELSGILLQNRLLWLTVAVGIMVLFGGFRSAVRLPQVKAAKKSAGQAVGDFSALLSNNIAYKSGGIHTWAHLVLRTKFEIKQVILSAPFMVLTLLTVFFLITPLVDPSGMFGTPNWPLTQIMVDLIVNSTRLFMFIVLAYYSAEIVWRERNSGMGDIVDSLPVNNITFWLSKMIAITLVVMLLFVFATVVTMANQLIQGYNNLEVSQYLIRLGYINVLPLMLTAILAFFLQVLSPNKYVGMLLFVLFIITSMVMGNFGFSHNMFQFAESPRLLYSDINGYGGFLNSHSWYMLYWGGFSLVLAALTHALWHRGPVQPLKVRMKNIGYYLGTSGKSAIAMGLLCFIGAGGYIHYNTRVLNDYVIQDDKERLQAEYEQSYVQYKDADIPTITKTFAKVDMYPAQRRIKAEAEISVTNTADKPISRFLVSKPEFTGEWGVEIAGGQLGSLDETFDVAWFEFEQPLMPGESREGKLFAHRVHRGFTDGDNDFTLVENGSFINNYELFPSFGYRQGQQLSDRHKRRKYGLEPLQRANKLEDSNFYNESFFGKGVGFIDFEARISTSADQFAIAPGYLQSEKLEGERRIYHYKMDAPMVNFYSIMSARLTAKKQQYKGIDIEVYYHPDHGMNVDTMIASVQDSIDYFSEHFGPYQHRQMRIIEYPGYRTFAQSFANTVPYSERIGFISDLRDAENIDPAYYVTAHEVAHQWWAHQVGAANVQGSAIISETLSQYGALMVMEKKYGQEKIRKFLKYELDRYLRGRSEEFLEEMPLLRSENQQYIHYRKGSVVMMSLKDRLGELKLNRALQGFLAEFKYQSNPYPTTLDLMAYIKREADEQERAFVSNLFEHISLYDLKTTDVKVVAVDEGSDSKEALFDVTLTIEAALKQADGQGKETDVEFSDLVDIGLFNADPEDLSAQDYVLYLAKHAIKTGTNEITIRVKGKPEYAGVDPFVKLVDRDSADNIYRL; encoded by the coding sequence ATGTTATTGAAAATGTTTGCTTTTGAGTGGCGGTATTTTACCCGTCAGCCGTCGTTTTATGTCACTGGGTTAATCTTTTTCCTGCTGACCTTTTTTGCCACCGTCAGTGAAAACGTGCAGATTGGCGGTGGCGGTAACGTGGTTTACAACGGCCCGTTTTCCATTGCCCAGACCCTGGTGGTGATGGGCTTTTTTGCCATGTTTTTGGTGGTGAATTTTGTCGCCAGTACCGCAACCCGGAACGAAACCAGCCAGATGTCCGAGCTGCTTTACAGTAAACCCATTAATCCGGCGAGTTATCAGCTGGGGCGCTTCCTTGGCTCGTTTGCCGTGGTGCTGACGGTTTTCGCCTTTGTGCCCCTGGGGATCTTGCTGGGGTGTTTTATCGGCAGCCTTACCGGCTGGGTTGATCCGGAAAGGCTGGGACCGGGGGAGCTAAGTCATTATTTTAGTGCTTTCTTCTACCTGTCCCTGCCGACTCTGCTGGTGTTGTCCTGCTTTTTTTATGCGGTGGCAATCCGTTTCCGCTCTATGATGGCGGTATACCTGACCGCGGTAGCGCTGTTTATTCTTTATGTTGTCGCCGGACAGTTTGCTGCCGAGCCTGAGTATCGGGGTTTAGCGGCCCTGCTGGATCCTTTTGCCGCTAATACCTTCGGGGAAGTGACCCGTTACTGGACCATGTTTGATAAAAATAATACCGCGATAGAGCTAAGCGGTATCTTGTTGCAAAACCGCCTGTTATGGCTGACCGTGGCCGTGGGGATCATGGTGTTGTTTGGCGGTTTCCGTTCGGCGGTGCGTTTGCCGCAAGTGAAAGCGGCAAAAAAATCTGCCGGACAAGCCGTCGGGGACTTCAGTGCTTTACTTAGCAATAATATTGCTTACAAAAGCGGCGGTATCCATACCTGGGCGCACCTGGTCCTGCGTACGAAATTTGAAATAAAGCAGGTGATCCTGAGCGCTCCTTTTATGGTGCTGACGCTGCTGACAGTATTTTTCCTGATCACTCCTTTGGTGGATCCCAGCGGCATGTTCGGTACGCCGAATTGGCCGCTGACCCAGATCATGGTGGATTTGATCGTCAACTCGACCCGTTTGTTTATGTTTATTGTGCTGGCCTATTACAGCGCCGAAATTGTCTGGCGTGAACGCAATTCCGGTATGGGGGATATAGTCGATTCGCTGCCGGTAAATAATATCACCTTCTGGTTGTCGAAAATGATCGCCATTACCCTGGTGGTGATGCTTTTGTTTGTGTTTGCCACGGTTGTGACTATGGCCAACCAGCTGATACAGGGCTATAACAACCTGGAGGTTTCCCAGTACTTGATCCGCTTGGGCTACATCAATGTCTTGCCCCTGATGCTGACGGCAATACTGGCGTTTTTCCTGCAGGTGCTCAGCCCGAACAAGTACGTCGGCATGTTGTTATTTGTGCTCTTTATTATCACTTCTATGGTGATGGGCAACTTTGGTTTCAGCCACAACATGTTCCAGTTTGCGGAATCGCCGCGGCTGCTGTACTCGGATATCAATGGTTACGGTGGTTTCCTCAACAGCCACTCCTGGTACATGCTGTATTGGGGCGGGTTCAGCCTGGTGTTGGCGGCCCTGACCCATGCCTTATGGCACAGGGGACCGGTACAGCCGCTTAAGGTGCGGATGAAAAATATCGGTTATTACCTGGGGACGTCGGGCAAATCGGCAATCGCCATGGGCTTGTTGTGCTTTATCGGCGCCGGCGGTTATATCCATTACAATACCCGGGTATTAAACGACTATGTGATCCAGGACGACAAGGAGCGGCTGCAGGCAGAATATGAACAAAGCTATGTGCAGTATAAAGATGCCGATATTCCTACCATCACCAAAACTTTTGCCAAGGTGGATATGTATCCTGCGCAGCGCAGGATAAAGGCAGAAGCCGAGATCAGCGTCACCAATACCGCCGATAAGCCCATCAGCCGCTTCCTGGTCTCCAAGCCGGAGTTTACCGGGGAATGGGGCGTGGAGATTGCCGGGGGGCAGTTAGGTTCGCTGGATGAGACTTTTGATGTCGCCTGGTTTGAATTCGAACAGCCGCTGATGCCGGGAGAAAGCAGGGAAGGCAAGCTTTTTGCCCACAGGGTCCATAGGGGCTTTACCGACGGCGATAATGATTTTACCCTGGTGGAAAACGGCAGTTTTATCAATAACTACGAGCTTTTCCCAAGTTTCGGCTATCGGCAGGGACAGCAGTTAAGCGACCGCCATAAGCGCCGTAAATACGGCCTGGAACCATTGCAGCGCGCCAATAAACTCGAAGACAGCAACTTCTATAACGAGAGCTTCTTTGGCAAGGGGGTCGGTTTTATCGATTTTGAAGCCAGGATTTCCACCTCGGCGGATCAGTTTGCGATTGCGCCGGGTTATCTGCAAAGTGAAAAGCTTGAAGGCGAGCGCCGCATTTACCATTACAAGATGGATGCGCCTATGGTGAACTTCTACTCCATCATGTCTGCCCGGTTAACGGCAAAAAAACAACAGTATAAAGGCATTGATATCGAGGTCTATTACCACCCGGATCACGGTATGAATGTCGATACTATGATAGCCTCGGTGCAGGATTCCATCGATTATTTCAGCGAGCATTTCGGGCCGTATCAGCACAGGCAGATGCGTATTATCGAATATCCGGGTTACCGTACTTTTGCCCAGAGTTTTGCCAATACCGTGCCTTATTCCGAGCGCATAGGCTTTATCAGTGACTTGCGTGATGCGGAAAATATAGATCCCGCCTATTATGTGACCGCCCATGAAGTGGCCCATCAGTGGTGGGCCCATCAGGTAGGAGCCGCCAATGTCCAGGGCAGTGCCATCATTTCTGAAACCCTGTCGCAATACGGCGCGCTGATGGTGATGGAGAAGAAATACGGCCAGGAAAAAATCCGCAAGTTCTTAAAGTATGAACTGGACCGGTATTTACGTGGCCGCAGTGAGGAGTTCCTTGAAGAAATGCCGCTGTTGCGCAGCGAAAACCAGCAATATATCCATTACCGTAAGGGTTCTGTGGTAATGATGTCCCTGAAAGATCGCCTGGGAGAGTTAAAGCTGAACCGGGCACTACAGGGATTTTTGGCGGAGTTTAAGTACCAGAGCAACCCTTATCCCACCACCCTGGATTTGATGGCTTATATTAAGCGTGAAGCCGACGAGCAGGAGCGGGCTTTTGTCAGCAACCTGTTCGAGCATATCAGCCTTTATGATCTGAAAACCACAGATGTTAAGGTGGTTGCCGTGGATGAGGGTAGCGACAGCAAAGAAGCCTTATTTGATGTTACCCTGACCATAGAGGCGGCGTTGAAGCAGGCGGACGGCCAGGGTAAAGAAACCGATGTCGAATTCAGCGACCTGGTGGATATCGGCTTGTTTAATGCCGATCCCGAAGATTTAAGCGCGCAGGATTATGTACTTTACCTGGCCAAGCATGCCATTAAAACCGGCACCAATGAAATCACTATCCGGGTGAAGGGTAAACCCGAATATGCCGGTGTCGATCCTTTCGTTAAACTGGTAGACAGGGACAGTGCCGATAATATTTACCGCCTGTAA